In one window of Alphaproteobacteria bacterium DNA:
- a CDS encoding YdbL family protein yields MAYLLRSLLLIAAVTLATGGFASSANAQASLDQYRADGILAEKYDGYVVVRAANAPGAAKSLANEVNQKRKAVYEKRAREQGVSVAEVGKIYAAEIFAKAPTNTYFQQPNGSFVQK; encoded by the coding sequence ATGGCATATTTGCTCCGTTCTCTGCTCCTGATTGCGGCCGTCACCTTGGCGACCGGCGGCTTCGCGTCGTCGGCCAACGCCCAGGCGTCGCTCGACCAATATCGGGCCGACGGCATCCTCGCCGAGAAGTATGACGGCTATGTCGTCGTTCGGGCTGCGAATGCCCCGGGTGCCGCCAAATCACTGGCTAACGAAGTCAATCAGAAGCGCAAGGCGGTCTACGAAAAACGAGCTCGCGAGCAGGGCGTGAGCGTGGCCGAGGTAGGCAAGATCTATGCCGCCGAGATCTTTGCGAAGGCCCCCACCAACACCTATTTCCAGCAGCCAAATGGATCCTTCGTCCAGAAATAG
- a CDS encoding xanthine dehydrogenase family protein molybdopterin-binding subunit, with product MTGAETDRRNIPESESGSGFGDRKMRREDRRFLVGRGRYTDDLKLPRQVHAIFVRSPHAHAAIRNIDTSAAKQMNGVVAVYTGSDMRDDGVNSIPPIWEITCKDDETMVEPPRWALATDKVRHVGDGVAVVLAESIDDAMNAAEHVEVDYEERAPVVDVKAAVSLGAPLVHDDAENNICFDWHIGDRAATERAFAEAKHIVALDLINTRLVGNPMEPRAAIASYDDHSGDYTLYTTSQNPHLIRTLLCSSVLNVSEHKMRVIAPDVGGGFGIKCYHYPEEVIVTWAARKCGRPVKWNSTRAEAFISDAHARDHATDAELALDENGIFLGLEVSTLANLGAHLSTWGPSIPTYLYATLLAGQYRTANIYAEVKGVFTTTLPVDAYRGADRPEANYVVERLVEAAARELGIDRIDLRRRNMISSDQMRYETPVGMTYDSGDFALCLDMAMRNIDYANFEARRTEAKARGKLRGIGVSCYIEACGLSPSGGSDKIGSRVGLYESAQVRINPDSSATVLTGSHSHGQGHETSFAQIVSTRLGIPFERIEIVHGDTARIPFGMGTYGSRSAAVGGSAIAVATDRVIAKAKHIAAHMLEVEDSDIEFEDGRFRVVGTNREVGLKEVAREAYIPHNYPLERIDPGLDETAFYDPANFTYPNGTQICEVEIDPMTGATTIERYVVVDDFGRIINPMIVEGQVHGGLAQGIGQALLENCVYDPESGQLLSGSFMDYAMPRASDLPFYEVSNHEETPCTHNPLGVKGAGEAGTIAGTTAVMSAVMDALGPVGVQDFDLPASPQRIWRAIREAAAA from the coding sequence ATGACCGGTGCGGAGACAGATCGCCGGAATATTCCCGAGTCCGAGAGTGGCAGCGGGTTTGGCGATCGCAAGATGCGGCGTGAGGATCGCCGGTTTCTGGTCGGCCGCGGCCGCTATACCGACGACCTGAAATTGCCCCGCCAGGTGCACGCAATCTTCGTCCGCTCACCGCATGCCCACGCCGCGATTCGGAACATCGACACCAGCGCGGCGAAACAAATGAATGGCGTCGTCGCGGTCTATACCGGCTCGGACATGCGCGACGACGGCGTCAATTCGATACCGCCGATTTGGGAGATCACCTGCAAGGATGACGAAACCATGGTCGAGCCGCCGCGCTGGGCGCTCGCGACCGACAAGGTTCGACATGTCGGCGACGGGGTCGCTGTTGTCCTTGCCGAGTCGATCGACGACGCCATGAACGCCGCGGAACACGTTGAAGTCGACTATGAGGAACGGGCCCCGGTGGTCGACGTCAAGGCCGCCGTCTCACTAGGAGCGCCCCTGGTCCACGATGACGCCGAAAACAACATTTGTTTCGATTGGCATATCGGCGATCGGGCGGCGACCGAGCGCGCCTTCGCCGAGGCCAAGCATATCGTGGCGCTCGACCTGATCAACACGCGCCTGGTCGGAAATCCGATGGAGCCGCGGGCGGCGATCGCCAGCTACGACGACCATAGCGGCGATTACACGCTCTATACGACGAGCCAGAACCCGCATCTCATCCGAACGCTGTTATGCAGTTCCGTCCTGAATGTCTCCGAGCACAAAATGCGGGTCATCGCGCCCGACGTCGGCGGCGGGTTCGGGATCAAATGCTACCATTACCCCGAGGAGGTGATCGTAACCTGGGCGGCCCGCAAGTGTGGCCGGCCGGTCAAATGGAACTCGACCCGGGCCGAGGCCTTTATCTCCGATGCTCATGCCCGCGATCACGCCACCGACGCCGAGCTCGCGCTCGACGAGAACGGCATTTTCCTCGGCCTCGAGGTATCGACACTGGCCAATCTTGGCGCCCACCTTTCGACCTGGGGCCCGTCGATCCCGACCTACCTCTACGCGACCCTGCTCGCCGGCCAATACCGGACCGCGAATATCTACGCCGAGGTCAAGGGTGTATTCACCACCACGCTGCCGGTCGATGCCTATCGCGGCGCCGACCGGCCCGAGGCCAATTACGTCGTCGAGCGCCTGGTTGAGGCGGCGGCGCGTGAATTGGGCATCGACCGCATCGATTTGCGCCGACGCAACATGATTTCCTCCGATCAGATGCGCTATGAGACCCCAGTCGGCATGACCTACGATAGTGGCGACTTCGCGCTGTGCCTGGATATGGCGATGCGGAATATCGATTACGCCAATTTCGAGGCGCGGCGGACCGAGGCAAAAGCTCGCGGCAAGCTCAGGGGTATCGGAGTTTCGTGCTATATCGAGGCCTGCGGTCTCTCGCCTTCCGGCGGCTCCGACAAAATCGGCTCGCGCGTCGGCTTGTACGAATCGGCCCAGGTTCGGATCAATCCCGATTCGAGCGCCACCGTCCTCACCGGATCCCACAGCCACGGTCAAGGCCACGAGACATCATTTGCACAGATCGTCTCGACCCGGCTCGGCATTCCGTTCGAGAGAATCGAGATTGTCCACGGCGACACGGCGCGGATTCCGTTTGGCATGGGCACCTATGGGTCGAGGTCGGCGGCGGTCGGCGGATCGGCGATCGCGGTCGCGACCGACAGGGTGATTGCGAAGGCCAAGCACATCGCCGCCCACATGCTGGAGGTCGAGGATTCCGACATCGAGTTCGAGGACGGCCGGTTTAGGGTCGTCGGCACAAACCGGGAAGTCGGCCTGAAGGAAGTCGCGCGCGAAGCCTATATTCCCCACAACTACCCGCTGGAACGGATCGATCCCGGGCTCGACGAGACCGCGTTTTACGATCCGGCAAACTTCACCTATCCCAACGGCACGCAGATCTGCGAGGTCGAGATCGACCCGATGACCGGGGCGACAACAATCGAGCGCTACGTCGTGGTAGACGATTTCGGCCGTATCATCAATCCCATGATCGTCGAGGGCCAGGTGCATGGCGGGCTCGCCCAAGGCATCGGTCAGGCGCTGCTCGAGAATTGCGTCTACGATCCCGAATCGGGACAGCTTCTCAGCGGATCGTTCATGGATTACGCCATGCCGCGGGCGAGCGATCTGCCGTTCTACGAAGTCTCCAATCACGAGGAGACGCCGTGTACGCATAACCCCCTGGGCGTCAAAGGCGCGGGCGAGGCGGGAACGATCGCCGGCACGACGGCGGTTATGAGTGCCGTGATGGATGCGCTCGGCCCCGTGGGCGTTCAGGATTTCGATCTGCCGGCAAGCCCGCAAAGAATTTGGCGGGCGATCAGGGAAGCCGCGGCGGCATAG
- a CDS encoding UDP-N-acetylmuramate--alanine ligase: MNQEKHYFFCGIGGSGMLPLAMILRAKGCDVAGSDRALDQGRTTHKFDFLRAQGIRLHPQDGTGVTRPETILVASAAVEDTVPDVAAANRVGAARTTRAELLAELFNAAPVGIAVGGTSGKSTTTGMIGWILYATGHAPTIMNGAVMNNFVTPNAPFASAVIGGGEAFVSEVDESDGSIARFRPSIAVLNNIAFDHKPLPELRQLFRDFVGTAAKAVLNLDNDETAEIAAQLSPDRTITCSMADSGADLFADDFEPAPDGIAFRVTETRSGSMARIRLAMPGRHNAANALAALAAVRAADIAFDAAARALAEFTGIRRRLDYVGAAKGITVIDDFAHNPDKITATLTTLHDFPGRLILMFQPHGFGPLRLMKNEFIDCFVGGMRADDILIMPEPVYFGGTVERTVSSRDIVRGVIARGREAHAFADRAACGDKVTEIARSGDRIIVLGARDDTLSQFAAELLTRFAD; this comes from the coding sequence ATGAATCAGGAAAAACACTATTTCTTCTGCGGCATCGGCGGCAGCGGCATGCTGCCGCTGGCGATGATCCTGCGCGCGAAGGGGTGTGACGTGGCGGGATCGGATCGTGCACTCGATCAAGGACGGACCACACATAAGTTCGATTTTCTACGTGCTCAGGGAATTCGGCTTCACCCTCAGGACGGCACCGGGGTTACCCGGCCGGAAACAATCCTCGTCGCATCGGCCGCGGTCGAGGACACGGTGCCGGACGTGGCGGCGGCGAACCGTGTCGGCGCCGCTCGGACCACCCGCGCCGAACTGCTGGCCGAGCTGTTCAATGCGGCACCCGTCGGCATCGCCGTCGGCGGCACCAGCGGAAAGTCGACGACGACCGGAATGATCGGCTGGATCTTGTATGCCACCGGTCACGCCCCGACGATCATGAACGGCGCGGTGATGAACAACTTCGTCACTCCGAACGCGCCGTTTGCCAGCGCCGTTATCGGCGGTGGCGAGGCGTTCGTCAGCGAGGTCGATGAAAGCGACGGCTCGATCGCCCGATTCAGGCCAAGCATAGCGGTGCTCAATAACATCGCCTTCGACCACAAACCGCTGCCGGAACTGCGCCAGTTGTTCCGGGATTTCGTCGGGACGGCGGCGAAAGCGGTCTTGAATCTCGATAACGACGAGACCGCTGAAATCGCCGCGCAGCTCTCGCCGGACCGTACGATCACCTGCAGCATGGCCGATTCAGGCGCCGATTTGTTCGCCGACGATTTCGAGCCGGCGCCGGACGGCATCGCTTTTCGCGTAACGGAAACGAGGTCGGGATCGATGGCCCGAATCCGGTTGGCGATGCCGGGACGACACAATGCGGCCAATGCTCTCGCTGCCCTCGCCGCCGTTCGCGCCGCGGATATCGCCTTCGACGCCGCCGCCCGGGCGCTCGCCGAATTCACCGGTATCCGGCGACGCCTCGATTACGTCGGTGCGGCAAAGGGCATCACGGTGATCGACGATTTCGCCCACAACCCCGACAAGATCACGGCGACGCTCACCACGCTTCATGATTTTCCGGGCCGGTTGATTCTTATGTTCCAGCCCCACGGCTTCGGCCCGTTGCGGCTGATGAAGAATGAATTCATCGATTGCTTCGTAGGCGGCATGCGCGCCGACGACATCCTGATCATGCCCGAACCGGTCTATTTCGGCGGCACCGTGGAGCGCACCGTGTCGAGCCGGGACATCGTCCGGGGTGTCATCGCCCGCGGCCGCGAGGCTCATGCCTTCGCCGACCGCGCCGCATGCGGCGATAAAGTGACGGAAATAGCCCGTTCGGGTGACCGTATCATCGTCCTCGGCGCGCGCGACGACACCCTGTCGCAATTCGCCGCCGAATTGTTGACACGGTTCGCCGATTAA
- a CDS encoding LD-carboxypeptidase, with protein sequence MRIGVVAPGSRIEPIVAERVKAITADRYPRRDVDIQFHPQCFLDSGHFAGDDAIRMEALAEFANDPRFDALWFARGGYGSCRLIERLLPKLSGVAREKAYLGYSDAGIILGGLYNDGFARLAHGPMVTDISRAGGEAAIVRALAYLVDGAADTLEPTVTAATKTAAFNIAILSSLIGTPFQPDLTDHVLMLEEVGEHMYRIDRSLFHITGNPAIRNVAGIKLGRCSDIIPNDPDFCQSEEEITRHWCGVAGIPYLGRADIGHDVDNKIVPFGGLSPG encoded by the coding sequence ATCAGAATAGGCGTTGTCGCGCCCGGCTCGCGCATTGAGCCGATTGTCGCCGAGCGGGTCAAGGCTATCACGGCCGACCGTTATCCGCGCCGTGACGTCGACATCCAGTTCCACCCGCAATGCTTCCTCGATTCGGGTCATTTCGCCGGCGACGACGCGATTCGCATGGAGGCCTTGGCCGAGTTCGCCAACGATCCGCGTTTCGATGCGCTGTGGTTCGCGCGCGGCGGGTACGGGTCATGCCGCCTGATCGAAAGGCTGCTGCCGAAGCTATCGGGCGTCGCGCGCGAAAAGGCCTATCTCGGCTACAGCGACGCGGGCATCATCCTCGGCGGGCTCTACAACGACGGTTTTGCTCGCCTGGCCCACGGACCGATGGTCACCGACATCAGTCGCGCGGGCGGCGAGGCAGCGATTGTGCGGGCGCTCGCCTATCTGGTCGATGGCGCCGCCGACACGCTGGAGCCGACGGTCACCGCCGCGACCAAGACCGCGGCGTTCAACATCGCGATTCTGAGCTCGCTGATCGGCACGCCGTTTCAGCCGGATTTAACGGATCATGTCCTCATGCTCGAAGAAGTCGGCGAGCATATGTACCGGATCGATCGGTCGCTGTTCCACATCACCGGCAATCCGGCGATTCGAAACGTCGCCGGGATCAAACTCGGCCGCTGCAGCGACATCATTCCGAACGACCCCGATTTCTGCCAATCCGAGGAAGAGATCACGCGGCATTGGTGCGGTGTCGCGGGCATCCCCTACCTCGGCCGCGCCGATATCGGTCACGACGTCGACAACAAGATCGTCCCCTTTGGCGGGCTGTCTCCCGGCTGA
- a CDS encoding YnbE family lipoprotein codes for MSTTAIHTIRAHGVVLAVAVAVVLAACEPTVRVEAPKEPITINLNVKIDAEVRVKLERQAEEDIEKNPDIF; via the coding sequence ATGTCTACCACAGCGATCCATACCATCCGCGCGCATGGCGTAGTTTTGGCCGTCGCGGTAGCGGTCGTGCTCGCGGCCTGCGAGCCAACCGTGCGTGTCGAGGCGCCGAAAGAGCCGATCACGATCAATCTCAACGTGAAGATCGATGCCGAGGTCCGTGTGAAGCTCGAAAGGCAGGCTGAGGAAGACATCGAGAAGAATCCGGACATCTTCTAG